Genomic DNA from Candidatus Sulfurimonas marisnigri:
CTGGAAGATATCTCATAGTATATGGGAATAATCCTCTATCATACATCTCTTGAATAAACACACGTTTCTTTTCTAAAGTATTTTTTGCATGATTCATAAGTTGGTCAACACGAAGCATTAATGATTCTTTGTCACCTTTATATAAAAAGCCAAGTCTTGCCATATTTACAGTTACAACACCAATGCTTCCTGTCATCTCAGCACTACCAAATAGACCACCACCACGTTTAAGTAATTCTCTTAAATCAAGTTGTAGTCTGCAGCACATACTTCTTACATGTCCAGGCTTATATGCTTCTTCATTTGCAATTAATTCTCCTACATCGTTTCTCTTATATTGAGAACCAATGAAGTTTTGAAAATATGATGAGCCAATTTTTGCAGTATTTTCAAAAAGTACATCTGTGTTTTCTCCATACCAATCAAAATCTTCTGTAATGTTTACAGTAGGTATAGGGAATGTAAACGGTTGACCAGTTTTATCTCCCTCAGTCATTACCTCGTAGTAAGCTTTGTTTATCTGGTTCATCTCAGATTGGAAATTTTTATATGTCATATCTTCAAGACTTTTACAACCACGCTCAGATGCTATTGCTTCTAATTCACTGTCAAGTATGCCCTTGAAAAGGTGAGTTTGCTTAGATGTAGGAATTTGATCTTTTAAATCCTCTGGCACAGTCCAGTCTATTGTAACATTTGTAAAAGGTGATTGACCCCAACGAGCTGGAACATTAAGATTGTAAATAAAACTTCTTACTGCTTTTTTAATCTCTTTGTATGGAAGTTTATCTCTAAATACATAAGGAGCTAAATATGTGTCAAATGATGAAAAAGCTTGAGCACCAGCCCATTCACTTTGAAGTATTCCTAAAAAGTTAGCCATTTGACCAAGAGCTTCACGAAAATGCTTTGGAGCATCACTTTCAACTCTACCCCTCACTCCGTTAAAACCTTCATCAAGAAGTGCTCTAAGGCTCCACCCGGCACAGTAGCCTGTGAGACAGTCAAGGTCATGAATATGGTAATCACCATTTCTATGTGCCTGACCCTCTTCTTTTGTATATATTTTATCTAACCAGTAGTTTGCAATAACTTTACCGGCAGTGTTGTTTACAAGTCCTGCATTTGAATAACCAGTATTTGAATTTGCTTTAATTCTCCAGTCGGTACCAGATATATACTCTTCAATAGTTTGAGTAGAGTTTATGTATGTTGTGTCTTCTTCTAGAGTGTGGTCCCTTTGCATTTTATGCATATGGCGGTAAAGTAAAAATGATTTCATAACATCATAGTATCTTGCTTTATATAGCTCTTCTTCTATTGAGTCTTGTATGTCTTCAACAGCTACTACTCTCTTATTTTTAAGTTTATCAAGTACATTGTGAAATACAGAGCTATCATAAATTACATGCTGTGACTTAAATGCTTTTTTAATTGCATCTTCAATCTTATATGACATAAATTCTTTATGCGTTCCGTCTCTTTTTAATATGTTTTCAACCATAGTAACCCCCAATATTTTGACGAATTTTATAGGATAAGAAGTTAAAAGTTAATAATAAAAAGTGTCATTTAGATGTCACTAAAAGCTCTTTTAATTGCTATAGGGTATAATTACGTATGAATAAAAAAATAGAAAAAATTTTAGAAATTTGGCATAAGCATTTTGAGTCCGAGGATAGACAGTATTCTGAATTTGAAGACTCAGACATAGAGTATTTTGTAGGGTGTTTATTATACAACCACTTTTCACTCTCTAAATCACTTGATACAATGAAAACCATAGATTTGTCATATGATTTCATCTCAGAGTGTGGTGATGAGTATGATGAAGTTATGAGTATAATTAAAAGTATAGATTTTGATGATGAAACACAAAAGTTAGAGTTTTTGCAAAACTATTTAACGCAAGTGAAATCAAAATATAGTGGCGATGAACTTTACTTGCTAAATCGTTTAGAGTATCATGTAAATGGTATTGCGCAAAGATACAAAAATGATGAAGAATCGGAAACTGTTGTCTTTGATGCTCCAGTTTCTAAATCTAGAAATCCACTGCTTAGATAGCAGGTCTAGTAGCTAATTAAATTATGTATAAAAGCAAAACACTAAAGGCTATTGAACCACAAAAGTATCTAATAACTTCTGCGAAGTTTTGTATAGATACTCCAGATATTTTTAAAAATATTTTACATAACCAGTTTTTAAAACACAAACCAAACTATGCACTATACAGAGATAAGTCAAATAAAGACTATGCTCTTGGAGCTAGTTCTTTTATGGATGTCTGCCGTGATTTTAAAACTGTTAAAAGTTTTATTCACCAACATGTAGATTTGGCTAAAGAACTAAATGCTACGGGTGTACATCTTACCTCTACACAGTTTGACAGGATTTTGGACGCAAAAAAGTCTGATCTTGAAGTTATCATTAGCACTCACACCTTTGAAGAAGTTTTATTGGCACAAGAGTTGGGGGCTGACGCAGTAACTTACAGTCCAATTTTTGCATCTCCAGATAAAGGTGAGCCAAAAGGGGTAGAAGAGCTAAAAGAGCTTTTGGAGATATGTTCTATTCCTGTATTTGCATTGGGTGGAATAGTTAAAACGCTACATGTAGATATGATTGGGCAGACAAAAGCTTATGGTTTTGCTTCTATCAGGTACTTTAAATAGATGATGTTTTATCTTTAGTATCAACTTCTTCACTTTTTTTAAAACCGGCACCTTTTTTTGTTTTAGCTTCAAGTCCTATAGCTTCTATTATTGAGCGGTAATCTATTTCTTGTTTATTCATTGTTGAAAAGCAGGTTGCAATTACTGCTATCGTATTGGGCACTTTACCTTTTGTTTTATATGATTGAATATTTTTTTCACTTACTTTTATTAGTTTACTAAATTTTGGCAAGCTTATTTCAGCATCAAGTAATAATTTTTTAAAATCTATAAACGTCATAATATACCCTTGTGTCTACATTTAACATGCGTAATTATATCTTACTTTATCAATATATATCTAAAAGTAGAGTATTACTATATTTTATTACTATTAGTTAGAAAATAGTTGACATAATCATATAAAAATAATATAATCTCTATAATTTATTACTAATAGTAATAAATCCAAAACAAAAGGAGCCGCAAATGGCAAAAGTTTTAAAGAAAAAAGCAGTAAAAAAAGTTGTTGCAAAAGTAACTAAAAAAGCAAAAGCATCAAAAGATGTGGCAAAAAAAGTAGCTAAAGCTGTTGTAAAGAAAAAGCCTGCGACTAAAAAAGTAGCAAAGAAAGTAGCTAAAAAAGCTGTTAAAAAAGCAAAATAATTATTTTTTTAATAGTCCTGCCAAATGTCCACTGGCAAAACTCCATTGGAGGTTATAACCTCCACATGGACCATCCAAGTTCATAACTTCTCCGCAAAAATATAAACCATAAATTAGCCTGCTCTGCATCGTCTTTGGATTTATCTCTTTTAAGTTTATTCCGCCTCTGGTAATCATTGCCATCTTAAAGCCATCGTGTCCGCTTATTGTAAGTGGTGTCCATGCAAGTATATTTATGAGTTTTGCTTTTGATGAGCCGGAAATTTTCCCATATGTACCCTTAGGGTCGATGTCAGCTAAGTGAAGTAATTCTAATGAGAGAGGCTCTGGAAGTAGGGCGCAGATATACTTTAAAATCTCTGCATGTGGATTACTCTCTGCTTCTTTTTTTAAGTGCTGATTTAACTGCTCTTCATTCATCCCTTTTGTTAAATTGGCAAGTATTGGAAGTTCGCCATATTTTGATAAAAGTGGTGTAATCTCTCTGGCAAAATCCAAAACAACAGGACCTCTGATACCGTTGTTTGTAAATATCAAATCTCCTGTTGCTCTGAGTTTATTATGTTTTTTCAAGTCTACCCTAAGTTCAACTTTGGCGATTGTGTCGGCACGACAGTTTTTAACCCACTCATCTTTTGTCTTAAGCGGCATCATAGCCGGATAGAGCTCTGTTGTTTTGTGTCCGAGTTCTCTAGCCATATCATAACCGTCACCTTGAGCTCCTAGAGTTGGGTAGCCGAGTCCGCCAGTAGCTACTATGACTTTTGGTGCACTGAAAGTGTCAGATGATGTTTTAACACCAACTATTTTATTCTCTACATGTATAAGTTTTTGGACTTTTTGTAAGCATGAAACTTCTACATGTAGATTATGTAGCTCATTTTCAAGAGCAGAGATAATAGTAGATGAGCTGTGAGAAGTAGGGAAAATTCTAAAGCCGTCAGGGGCATGAGTCTCAACTCCTATATCTTTGAAAAACTGTTTAAGAGCTCTGTGGTCAAATTCTCCAAGCGCATCTTGCATAAAGCGGCCATCACGACCAAATTTAGCCATAAACTCTTCATTTGATAAAGTATTTGTAAGATTGCAGCGTCCACCGCCAGTAGCCTTCAGTTTTGCAGCAATTTTAGGAAGTTTTTCTAAAAGCAGAACACTTTTTCCATCTCTCGCAGATGTTATTGCAGACATTATCCCTGCTGCACCGCCACCAACAACGATAAGGTCAAAGCTTTTATTCAAAGTAATCCTTTTAATTGTCTAATTTTAGTATAATTTCTATTATTTATATAGGTTGAAAATGCAAACACTTTATGGTGATAGAGAAAAATGTTATAACTGTTACAGACCAAAAAGCTCCTGTATGTGCAGTTATGTCAATAGTATTAAAACAAAAACTAAGTTTATAATACTTATGCATCCAAAAGAGTTTAAAAAAGTAAAAAATGGAACTGGGCATTTAACTCATCTATCACTTAAAAATTCAGAACTTTTTATTGGAGTTGATTTTACTAACCATAAAATGATAAATGATATTATTTCTACATGTAAGAGCTATATACTTTATCCATCAAAAGACGCAATAAATATTAGCAGGGAAAAACTGTATGATAACGATTTAGATATTCAAAAAGATATGGCAATTTTTATTATAGATTCTACTTGGGCATGTTCACTGAAGATGTTAAGAGAATCTAAAAATTTACAAACTCTTAAGCATATTAGTTTTGACAATAATAAACTTTCGCAATTTAAGATAAAAGAGCAACCGGCAGATTATTGCCTATCTACAATTGAGTCAACTTTGAGTGTTTTAGAACTTTTAAACTTTTGGAAGCTTGAAAACATAGAAAATGACTATTTAAAGACATTTTTAAATCCATTTGAAAAAATGGTTGAATACCAGCTAAAATGCGTAGATAATCAGCTCAGTAATGCTGTTAGATATAAAATAAAATATAAAGTTATTAATTAAATCTTCTTTCTTTGTGATAATTTAGTTATAATTTCGCTATAAAATAATAAATATAAGGATAGACAATGAAATTATCAGATGTATTAAAGGGTGGCTTAGTAGCTGCTGCTTTAAGTACGACACTCTTAGCCGGAGTGCATGGAACTCATTGGGGTTATACAGGTCATGAAGGCCCTGAAAATTGGGGTAATTTAGATCCAAAGAATTTTATGTGTAAAGATGGTAGAAATCAGTCTCCTATCAACATTGAAGAGAGATCAATTGTAACAACAACTAAAGGGTTGGATAAAATAAAATTCAACTATGCTACAGAGGCTGAAAATGTTGTAAATAATGGACATACAATTCAGGTAAATGTTAAATCTGGAAGTTCTATAAATGTTGATGGAATAGAGTTTAACTTAAAACAGTTTCACTTTCATACTCCAAGTGAGAATCAAATAGAAAGTAAACATTTTCCTTTAGAGGCTCACTTTGTGCATGTTAGTGAAGATGGACAACTCGCTGTTGTTGCTTTAATGTTTGAAGATGGTAAAGAGAATAAAAAAATTAAAAAGATTTGGGATCATATGTCAGAGCATGCTGGAGAGACTAAAGGTTGCGGAACTCATGCAGTGGCACCAAAAGATTTTTTACCATCAAAGAAAGATTATTATAGATTTGACGGTTCACTTACTACTCCGCCATGTAGTGAAGGTGTAAGATGGTTTGTTTTTCAAAATTATACATACGTAAATAAAGAGCAAGTTAAAAAGTTTGCAGAAATTATGGGTGGCAAAGACAACAGACCAATTCAGCCTATCAATGCTAGAAAAGTTCTAAAATAATTTAATTCCCTTTTTAGAATTATTTGTAAATAAATGTAACTCTAAAGTGAAAACTTTAGAGTTGAGATAAAAAGTTTTAATTGTAAATAAAATTATTTATTAAACATAATGGAGCCGAGTCTAACCATGTTAGAACCACACTCAATTGCCAATTCGAAATCACCGCTCATTCCCATAGAACAAATAGTTGCACCTTCAAGTTCACTGTAGATTTTATATGTCGTCTCAAAACTTTTTTTAATTACTCCTATGTCATTGCTATGTGCACCAATGCTCATAACACCCTTAAGATTGATATTAGGGCACTCTTTAGCTATTTTTTCATAGCTCTCTTTTGCAGTTTCTGGCATAAAACCATGCTTACTATCTTCTTTTGCAGAGTTAATTTGTAGTAGGCAATCAAGAGTCATATCTCTAGCTTTTAGTTTCTTCTGTAGCTCATATGCCAACTCTAAAGAATCAAGTGCATGAAATAGAGTAGGGTCTATGTCTAGCAGATTGTTTATCTTGTTTTTTTGTAGGTTGCCTACAAAGTGCCACTCAATAGGAAGTTCTTTAAGCTCTTCACTTTTAGCCCTTAAGTCTTGAACTTTGTTTTCCCCATAAGCTCTTTGGCCTATACTATAAAGTTCTTCTATCTCTTTAGCTGTTGAATACTTACTAATAGCTACAATTTTTACAATATGATGAGCACTGACTCTAACTCTTGCAAATTCAACTCTTCTTATTACATCATCAATATATAGCTTATACTCTTCTTTGTTCATTTTTACCCCATTAATCTATTAATATCGTTGTATATTCCAAGTCCCATAAGTGAGAAAAGTATTGCCCACCCAGCAATAGTAAGTTTGATAACTATCGCTTCACTCGCTTCTCTTCTGAATATAAACTCATAGAGATTAAACATTATATGTCCGCCGTCAAGTGCTGGAATTGGAAGAAGATTTAAGACACCAAGGTTAACGGAAATAAGTGCAGCAAAAGCTAAAACACTCATCCATCCATATGCCGCTGCATCTGATGTTATTTTAACTATACTTATAACTCCGCCCAACTCTTTTGCCGGAACTTCTCCAACAATTAGTTTTTTAAGGCCTGTAAATATCATAGTAGAGGCAAAAACAGTCTGTTCAATCGCATAAGAGATTGTTTCACTTGGAGTAAGT
This window encodes:
- a CDS encoding thiamine phosphate synthase; this translates as MYKSKTLKAIEPQKYLITSAKFCIDTPDIFKNILHNQFLKHKPNYALYRDKSNKDYALGASSFMDVCRDFKTVKSFIHQHVDLAKELNATGVHLTSTQFDRILDAKKSDLEVIISTHTFEEVLLAQELGADAVTYSPIFASPDKGEPKGVEELKELLEICSIPVFALGGIVKTLHVDMIGQTKAYGFASIRYFK
- a CDS encoding ribonucleoside triphosphate reductase; the encoded protein is MVENILKRDGTHKEFMSYKIEDAIKKAFKSQHVIYDSSVFHNVLDKLKNKRVVAVEDIQDSIEEELYKARYYDVMKSFLLYRHMHKMQRDHTLEEDTTYINSTQTIEEYISGTDWRIKANSNTGYSNAGLVNNTAGKVIANYWLDKIYTKEEGQAHRNGDYHIHDLDCLTGYCAGWSLRALLDEGFNGVRGRVESDAPKHFREALGQMANFLGILQSEWAGAQAFSSFDTYLAPYVFRDKLPYKEIKKAVRSFIYNLNVPARWGQSPFTNVTIDWTVPEDLKDQIPTSKQTHLFKGILDSELEAIASERGCKSLEDMTYKNFQSEMNQINKAYYEVMTEGDKTGQPFTFPIPTVNITEDFDWYGENTDVLFENTAKIGSSYFQNFIGSQYKRNDVGELIANEEAYKPGHVRSMCCRLQLDLRELLKRGGGLFGSAEMTGSIGVVTVNMARLGFLYKGDKESLMLRVDQLMNHAKNTLEKKRVFIQEMYDRGLFPYTMRYLPGFKNHFSTIGVNGINEMIRNFTSDAYDVRSEAGIEFATEILNHMRDRMVEFQEETGNLYNLEATPAEGTTYRFAKEDKKRYGDSILQAGMDDNIYYTNSSQIPVDVTNDPFEALTLQDDLQCKYTGGTVLHLYMKEKVSSTEACRKLVKNVISNFRLPYITITPLFSVCPKHGYIAGEHEYCPKCDEEILIEENIA
- a CDS encoding NAD(P)/FAD-dependent oxidoreductase, with protein sequence MNKSFDLIVVGGGAAGIMSAITSARDGKSVLLLEKLPKIAAKLKATGGGRCNLTNTLSNEEFMAKFGRDGRFMQDALGEFDHRALKQFFKDIGVETHAPDGFRIFPTSHSSSTIISALENELHNLHVEVSCLQKVQKLIHVENKIVGVKTSSDTFSAPKVIVATGGLGYPTLGAQGDGYDMARELGHKTTELYPAMMPLKTKDEWVKNCRADTIAKVELRVDLKKHNKLRATGDLIFTNNGIRGPVVLDFAREITPLLSKYGELPILANLTKGMNEEQLNQHLKKEAESNPHAEILKYICALLPEPLSLELLHLADIDPKGTYGKISGSSKAKLINILAWTPLTISGHDGFKMAMITRGGINLKEINPKTMQSRLIYGLYFCGEVMNLDGPCGGYNLQWSFASGHLAGLLKK
- a CDS encoding tRNA-uridine aminocarboxypropyltransferase, with the translated sequence MQTLYGDREKCYNCYRPKSSCMCSYVNSIKTKTKFIILMHPKEFKKVKNGTGHLTHLSLKNSELFIGVDFTNHKMINDIISTCKSYILYPSKDAINISREKLYDNDLDIQKDMAIFIIDSTWACSLKMLRESKNLQTLKHISFDNNKLSQFKIKEQPADYCLSTIESTLSVLELLNFWKLENIENDYLKTFLNPFEKMVEYQLKCVDNQLSNAVRYKIKYKVIN
- a CDS encoding YggS family pyridoxal phosphate-dependent enzyme, translating into MNKEEYKLYIDDVIRRVEFARVRVSAHHIVKIVAISKYSTAKEIEELYSIGQRAYGENKVQDLRAKSEELKELPIEWHFVGNLQKNKINNLLDIDPTLFHALDSLELAYELQKKLKARDMTLDCLLQINSAKEDSKHGFMPETAKESYEKIAKECPNINLKGVMSIGAHSNDIGVIKKSFETTYKIYSELEGATICSMGMSGDFELAIECGSNMVRLGSIMFNK
- a CDS encoding carbonic anhydrase; this translates as MKLSDVLKGGLVAAALSTTLLAGVHGTHWGYTGHEGPENWGNLDPKNFMCKDGRNQSPINIEERSIVTTTKGLDKIKFNYATEAENVVNNGHTIQVNVKSGSSINVDGIEFNLKQFHFHTPSENQIESKHFPLEAHFVHVSEDGQLAVVALMFEDGKENKKIKKIWDHMSEHAGETKGCGTHAVAPKDFLPSKKDYYRFDGSLTTPPCSEGVRWFVFQNYTYVNKEQVKKFAEIMGGKDNRPIQPINARKVLK